In Macrobrachium nipponense isolate FS-2020 chromosome 30, ASM1510439v2, whole genome shotgun sequence, a genomic segment contains:
- the LOC135202203 gene encoding tryptophan 2,3-dioxygenase-like: MSCPFARENGLDPAQQGKNMVEFGGITYNSYLQLHKVLTAQTLMSEQDGKPVHDEHLFIVIHQAYELWFKQIIYEIDSVREIFSKEEVDEHKMLEIVKRMQRVTLILKLCVDQFLILETMTPLDFMEFRDYLSPASGFQSYQFRLLENKLGLKAELRVRYNQENYMKVFGNEPDIYKRIMASEEEPSLQSLLCRWLERTPGLEERGFNFWKKYKMAVDTILDDQLREAEAEDVEELRAHLQTQQKRRKELFDSIFDVRIHNGLMARGERRLTHKALQGALMISFYREEPRFNQPHQLLQLLMDVDSLMTKWRYNHVMLVQRMIGSQLIGTGGSSGYQYLRSTLSDRYKVFLDLFNLSTFLLPRNCIPPLTRQMKSRLSTMEETSSLVVTTTKPKEGQQRPDEGVSPSPTNFVSADSPCSMENGEEKHTTSDSDLEKSLENSMERSCEASM; encoded by the exons ACTGGATCCAGCACAACAGGGGAAGAACATGGTGGAATTTGGTGGCATTACTTATAACTCCTACCTGCAGTTGCATAAAGTCTTGACAGCGCAGACGCTGATGTCTGAACAAGATGGGAAACCTGTGCATGATGAACATCTGTTCATTGTCATACATCaag CCTACGAGCTGTGGTTCAAGCAAATTATCTACGAGATCGACTCGGTGCGGGAAATCTTCAGCAAGGAAGAGGTCGACGAGCACAAGATGTTGGAGATCGTCAAGAGAATGCAGAGAGTGACCCTCATTCTCAAG CTCTGTGTCGACCAATTCCTGATTCTAGAAACGATGACGCCACTGGATTTCATGGAATTCAGGGACTACCTATCTCCGGCTTCGGGATTTCAGAGTTACCAGTTCCGACTTCTGGAGAACAAACTCGGTTTGAAAGCG GAACTGCGTGTCCGATACAACCAAGAAAACTACATGAAAGTCTTCGGCAATGAGCCAGACATCTACAAGAGGATCATGGCTTCGGAAGAGGAGCCATCTCTGCAGAGCTTGTTGTGCCGATGGCTCGAGAGAACGCCTGGCCTGGAAGAGCGAGGTTTCAATTTCTGGAAAAAGTACAAAATGGCCGTCGATACCATTCTGGATGACCAGCTCAGAGAGGCAGAG GCCGAGGACGTCGAAGAGCTGCGGGCGCATCTACAAACGcaacagaagagaagaaaagaactcTTCGACAGTATCTTCGACGTCAGAATCCACAACGGCTTGATGGCCAGAGGAGAGCGGCGCCTCACACACAAAGCCCTCCAGGGAGCCCTGATGATCTCCTTCTACAGAGAGGAGCCTCGCTTCAATCAGCCCCACCAGTTGCTGCAGCTCCTGATGGACGTCGATTCCCTGATGACGAAGTGGCGGT ACAACCACGTCATGCTGGTACAGCGAATGATCGGATCGCAGCTGATTGGTACCGGAGGATCGTCTGGATATCAGTATTTGCGATCTACTCTCAG TGATCGCTACAAAGTCTtcctagatttgttcaacctgaGCACTTTCCTGTTGCCGAGAAACTGCATTCCGCCCCTCACACGCCAGATGAAGAGCCGACTGAGCACCATGGAAGAGACCAGCTCCCTGGTGGTCACCACCACCAAACCCAAAGAGGGTCAGCAGCGGCCTGACGAAGGGGTATCTCCGTCGCCAACGAACTTTGTCTCGGCGGATTCGCCTTGCTCCATGGAGAACGGCGAGGAGAAGCACACCACCTCTGACAGCGATTTGGAGAAGAGTCTAGAAAACAGTATGGAGAGATCCTGCGAAGCATCGATGTAA